A region of Veillonellaceae bacterium DNA encodes the following proteins:
- the ruvC gene encoding crossover junction endodeoxyribonuclease RuvC encodes MRVLGIDPGTGRCGFGVVEKRGNQIIPINYGVIETYKDQSDLERLNIVYEGIGELIAAYRPEFMGVETLYFNTNITTGIKVAQARGVILLAGYRQNVPIIPVTPLQVKQQMAGYGRATKKQVIEMVMRMMNITKKIDPDDAADALAIGLTAIYHVEHRSLFEREK; translated from the coding sequence ATGAGGGTACTTGGCATTGATCCCGGAACCGGAAGATGCGGTTTCGGAGTCGTTGAGAAACGGGGAAACCAGATTATTCCCATTAACTACGGAGTCATTGAAACGTACAAGGATCAAAGCGATCTGGAACGTCTGAATATCGTTTATGAAGGAATAGGCGAGCTCATCGCTGCATACCGTCCTGAATTCATGGGCGTGGAAACTCTTTATTTCAATACGAATATCACGACCGGTATCAAGGTAGCGCAGGCAAGGGGCGTCATCCTTCTTGCAGGATACCGGCAGAATGTGCCGATCATTCCCGTGACACCGCTGCAGGTCAAGCAGCAGATGGCGGGATACGGCAGGGCGACAAAGAAGCAGGTCATTGAAATGGTCATGCGGATGATGAATATTACTAAGAAAATCGATCCTGATGATGCTGCCGATGCGCTTGCCATCGGACTTACAGCCATTTATCATGTGGAACACCGCAGTTTGTTTGAGAGGGAAAAATGA
- a CDS encoding electron transfer flavoprotein subunit alpha/FixB family protein: MDFSDYKGIYVVGALFDGHIRKFTGEFTGEARVLADKSGEEVSVVLLGSDLKDDPQSLIALGADHVYVMDDPLLAHYDGQAYQKVLVKFFREKKPSTVIFGATPKGRDLAPRIAADLVCGVTADVTELDIDQDTGLVICSRPAMSGNILADIISPDYRPQVCTVRPGIFRSPAPDASRKGEVVHVKVELEQSDIGTILKEILKGEKDEHPIETAKVIVAGGRGFHSKEEWDRLYELSELLGGSVGCSRPICELGWEPKSHQIGQTGKGVAPKVYFAFGISGAMQHMCAVNADIIIAVNKDPNAPIMAMADYAVVADIKEFIPRFIDKIKELKAEKE, encoded by the coding sequence ATGGATTTTTCTGATTATAAGGGCATTTATGTCGTTGGCGCCCTCTTTGATGGTCATATCCGCAAGTTTACCGGCGAATTCACCGGCGAAGCCAGAGTACTGGCAGACAAGAGCGGAGAAGAAGTATCCGTTGTTCTTCTGGGAAGCGATTTGAAAGATGATCCACAGTCTCTCATCGCATTAGGCGCTGATCATGTGTACGTGATGGACGATCCGCTCCTTGCACATTATGACGGACAGGCTTACCAGAAAGTTCTTGTAAAATTTTTCAGGGAAAAGAAACCAAGCACAGTCATTTTCGGTGCAACACCGAAAGGACGCGATCTGGCACCGCGTATTGCCGCTGATCTTGTCTGCGGTGTAACCGCTGATGTCACTGAGCTTGACATCGATCAGGATACGGGCCTTGTCATCTGCTCAAGACCGGCGATGTCCGGAAATATTCTGGCTGATATCATCAGCCCGGATTACCGTCCGCAGGTTTGCACAGTACGCCCCGGCATTTTCCGCTCACCGGCTCCCGATGCTTCCAGAAAAGGTGAAGTTGTCCATGTCAAAGTGGAACTTGAACAATCTGACATCGGAACCATTCTCAAGGAAATCCTTAAAGGCGAAAAGGATGAACATCCGATTGAAACGGCAAAGGTCATCGTAGCCGGAGGACGCGGTTTCCACAGCAAAGAAGAATGGGACAGACTCTATGAGCTTTCTGAACTTCTCGGCGGAAGTGTTGGATGCAGCCGCCCGATCTGCGAACTCGGCTGGGAGCCTAAATCCCACCAGATTGGACAGACAGGTAAGGGCGTAGCTCCAAAAGTATACTTTGCCTTCGGTATTTCCGGTGCCATGCAGCATATGTGCGCAGTCAATGCGGATATCATCATTGCTGTCAACAAAGACCCGAATGCGCCGATCATGGCTATGGCAGATTATGCCGTTGTAGCCGATATCAAGGAATTTATCCCGCGCTTCATCGATAAAATCAAGGAATTGAAAGCAGAAAAAGAATAA
- a CDS encoding electron transfer flavoprotein subunit beta/FixA family protein: MRFLVCVKQVVDTSKMEVDPNTGRLNRNNANSIINPLDLHALEAALALRDQVGGTVTVLTMGPPQAEHVLQYAVSMGADDVYLATDRAFGGADTLATSYTLAAAIRKLGSFDLIFCGQESLDSNTAQIGPEVAATLGMPDVSGAVDISYEREGYITVRRQLSDEDEVLEMKLPALITTSESLNRPRYPSVLGILKKDHVEIHKLTSADLDVDPSRIGLTGSPTRVKQVRPVVPPKKENLRIEGKTTDEAVDLLCTAMQKIHVI; encoded by the coding sequence ATGAGGTTTCTGGTTTGCGTAAAACAGGTTGTGGACACCTCCAAAATGGAAGTTGACCCGAATACGGGTCGTTTGAACAGGAATAATGCAAACAGCATTATCAACCCGCTGGACCTTCATGCATTGGAAGCGGCTCTCGCTCTTCGCGATCAGGTTGGCGGCACAGTAACGGTTCTGACGATGGGACCGCCGCAGGCTGAACATGTACTCCAGTATGCAGTTTCCATGGGTGCTGATGACGTATATCTGGCAACAGACCGCGCATTTGGCGGCGCTGATACGCTGGCTACGAGCTATACTCTTGCAGCAGCCATCCGCAAGTTGGGCAGCTTTGACCTGATTTTTTGCGGACAGGAGTCCCTGGACAGCAATACGGCCCAGATTGGACCGGAAGTTGCTGCAACACTTGGCATGCCCGATGTGAGCGGCGCTGTGGATATTTCTTATGAAAGAGAAGGATATATCACAGTCAGAAGGCAGCTGTCCGATGAGGATGAAGTGCTCGAAATGAAACTGCCGGCTCTCATTACCACATCTGAATCGCTGAATCGTCCCCGCTATCCAAGCGTTTTGGGAATCCTGAAGAAAGATCATGTCGAAATCCATAAACTGACATCTGCCGATCTGGACGTCGATCCTTCCCGTATCGGCCTTACAGGTTCTCCGACACGCGTAAAGCAGGTCCGCCCTGTTGTCCCGCCGAAGAAGGAAAACCTCCGTATTGAAGGAAAAACGACGGATGAAGCAGTTGATTTGCTCTGCACAGCTATGCAGAAAATACATGTTATTTAA
- a CDS encoding DUF2905 domain-containing protein, whose translation MGIGKTLVIFGIICIAAGLFFMAGGKLSFLGHLPGDIHFSKGNTDVYFPWVSCLVVSIVGTVLLNLFFRR comes from the coding sequence ATGGGGATCGGTAAGACACTTGTTATCTTTGGAATTATTTGTATTGCAGCCGGGCTGTTTTTCATGGCAGGCGGAAAACTTTCTTTTCTGGGGCACCTTCCCGGCGATATTCATTTTTCCAAGGGCAATACGGATGTTTACTTCCCATGGGTATCCTGCCTTGTCGTCAGCATTGTTGGTACGGTTCTGTTGAACCTGTTTTTCAGAAGGTGA
- the ruvA gene encoding Holliday junction branch migration protein RuvA → MIGYIKGIVSGFPKDACFLETGGIGYRIFISERTRSLLHIGEEARLLTYMAVREDAILLYGFPEQDEYDLFLILISVSKIGPKVAIGILSSMTPDAFVRAIVSRNVTALTKLPGIGKKTAERLVVELKDKVANLETEGVSMEGEDIAAADSGLIGQASLALSGLGYSSEEVLPLLKKLAPDHPALSDLIGAVLREFGKAQG, encoded by the coding sequence ATGATCGGATATATAAAAGGAATTGTTTCCGGATTTCCAAAAGATGCATGCTTTCTTGAAACCGGAGGGATTGGATACAGGATTTTCATCTCGGAAAGAACAAGATCTCTTCTCCATATCGGGGAAGAGGCAAGACTTCTGACATACATGGCCGTCCGCGAGGATGCTATACTCTTATATGGATTTCCAGAGCAGGATGAATATGATTTGTTCCTGATCCTGATTTCCGTTTCCAAGATAGGCCCCAAGGTGGCAATAGGCATCCTTTCTTCCATGACGCCGGATGCATTTGTCCGCGCAATCGTATCGAGAAATGTGACAGCTCTTACGAAGCTTCCGGGAATCGGAAAGAAAACAGCAGAGCGCCTGGTTGTCGAGCTGAAGGACAAGGTGGCAAATCTTGAAACGGAAGGCGTTTCAATGGAAGGCGAAGATATCGCGGCAGCCGACAGCGGACTTATAGGACAGGCATCCCTGGCGCTTTCCGGTCTCGGTTATTCCAGTGAGGAAGTGCTGCCTCTTCTCAAGAAACTGGCGCCTGATCACCCGGCGCTTTCAGATTTGATCGGCGCTGTGCTTCGTGAATTTGGCAAAGCACAGGGGTAG
- a CDS encoding aminotransferase class IV, translating to MADTKTTIYYNHNFYYDFSKIISADDRGLQFGDGCYEWIRIFNGHPFALSYHTDRLYRSMRLLDIRPVTAPDEFTEIAEVVIDESGIKEGFMKIIVTRGTGEHDFTIPARNKLQPNVLVYARPLDEASIAKVQDGITCITAEDDRGHHCDILSLNQLDNMMARAEAQKKGSYDTIFIKNGLLTEASHSNVCIVKAGVIWTPATNEHMIRGITRSLVLTRVAPTAGVTSIDDAADPVKLEDMMNAEEVFLTNTQDGIVPVLSIDGKKIGRGEVGPVTRKIQEHYAHLMKDGLA from the coding sequence ATGGCAGATACCAAGACTACCATATACTACAACCACAATTTCTATTATGATTTTTCCAAAATTATCAGCGCTGACGACAGAGGACTCCAGTTCGGCGACGGCTGCTATGAATGGATCCGTATTTTCAACGGGCATCCATTTGCTCTGTCCTATCATACCGACCGCCTGTACCGTTCGATGAGACTCTTAGACATCCGTCCTGTTACAGCACCGGATGAATTTACTGAAATTGCCGAAGTTGTCATTGATGAATCCGGAATCAAGGAAGGATTCATGAAAATTATCGTAACGAGAGGCACTGGTGAACATGATTTCACCATTCCGGCCAGAAACAAACTTCAGCCGAATGTTCTTGTATACGCAAGACCGCTTGATGAAGCATCCATTGCAAAAGTTCAGGACGGCATCACCTGCATTACTGCGGAGGATGACCGCGGACATCACTGCGATATCCTTTCCCTGAACCAGCTGGATAATATGATGGCAAGAGCAGAAGCACAGAAAAAAGGATCTTATGATACGATTTTCATTAAGAACGGACTTCTGACTGAAGCATCCCATTCCAATGTCTGCATCGTCAAGGCAGGCGTCATATGGACACCGGCTACCAATGAGCATATGATCCGCGGAATTACACGCTCCCTTGTCCTGACAAGGGTTGCTCCTACCGCGGGCGTAACATCCATTGATGATGCAGCCGATCCGGTCAAGCTCGAAGATATGATGAATGCGGAAGAAGTATTCCTGACCAATACACAGGACGGCATCGTTCCCGTTCTTTCCATTGACGGCAAGAAGATCGGCAGAGGCGAAGTAGGACCTGTTACCAGAAAGATTCAGGAACACTACGCACATCTGATGAAAGACGGACTCGCATAA
- a CDS encoding DNA polymerase III subunit alpha: MKKLDPFVHLHSHTEYSLFDGISRIGELVSHVKEMGQTALAITDHGVMYGAVYLYKECIKQGIKPIIGCEIYVTRGSRFDKSGNGKEKLAHLILLAENNEGYQNLIKICSKAWTEGYYHRPRADHELLEKYHEGLIVTSACVGGEVPQAILNGDMDEARKVIEFYINTFGKENYFLEIQNHGLPEEAAVRPVLANLAKEYGLGLVATNDFHYTKKEDARSQEIKLCISTGKTLDDPYHFHFANDEFYCKSGDEMRAILGSFPGAIENTRVIADRCNVELTFGEHKLPSFDVPEGETAASYLRKLCEKALPERYAVVTDKERSRMDYELGVIDKMGFSDYFLIVMDFIHYAKSHGIPIGPGRGSAAGSIVSYLLHITEVDPLRFDLLFERFLNPARVSMPDIDTDLCYRRRGEVIEYLARKYGSAQVAQIITFGTLAARAVIRDVGRVTNMPLREVDRIAKMVPVGPGVTLKKTMEGSREFRDLYDSDTTVHRLIDHCLDLEGISRNSGTHAAGVVICSKPVEEYVPIQLTQDGFIQTQYEKDQVEQLGLLKMDLLGLRNLTVIHDALEMIKENRGIDLDINKIPSEDEATCKMLCDGDTIGVFQSESSGFTSLLMQLHPERFEDLIPMVALYRPGPLGSGMAEDFIKRKHGKIPVEYPHPSLEPILKETYGVILYQEQVMQIASVMGGFSLGQADMLRRAMGHKEPEILQQNRETFVDGAVANGVDDRTANYVFDLMVHFAGYGFNKSHSVCYGWIAWQTAYLKALYRPEFMAAMMTCYNGDRDKVSRYISDTRRAGVVIAAPDVNLSEAYFSVKGDKILFGLDGIQNVGEGAVRSIIEARKQGGPFKSLSDFVERADNRGLNSRACESLIRCGALDSLGANRSQLLAALPEALGDAQSIRNERASGQLNLFGGEETPETIVYPDLPDMDPKEKIEWERKLLGFYVSGHPLDSYKEQLKSCTPLYHLTTEGNQYDGRMVTIGGTISRIKGTMTKKGQPMGYVTIEDYDGEVETVVFPSVWETVRPILAEDAAVAIRGRVQANERDVRVLAEEIIPLDKLQSSAPSSAGVLHLYIDAAHDSNEVSQRLAGLFQKHHGKTPVIMHMMRTGQEIHAAPKFYVNYSSEAERDFKMLLGERAVVLRTSSAGNI, translated from the coding sequence CGATTATCGGCTGCGAGATCTATGTCACGAGGGGAAGCCGCTTTGACAAGTCCGGAAACGGGAAGGAAAAACTGGCCCACCTGATTCTGCTTGCTGAAAATAATGAGGGATATCAGAATCTGATCAAGATATGCTCGAAGGCATGGACGGAAGGATATTACCACCGCCCGCGCGCCGATCATGAGCTCCTTGAAAAGTATCATGAAGGCCTTATCGTGACATCTGCCTGCGTAGGCGGGGAAGTGCCGCAGGCCATCCTGAACGGCGATATGGACGAAGCAAGGAAGGTCATTGAATTCTACATCAATACATTTGGCAAGGAGAACTACTTCCTTGAAATCCAGAATCATGGCCTTCCTGAAGAAGCGGCTGTCCGTCCCGTACTGGCAAATCTTGCCAAAGAATACGGGCTTGGGCTGGTTGCGACAAACGATTTCCATTATACAAAAAAGGAAGATGCAAGAAGTCAGGAAATCAAACTTTGCATTTCCACAGGAAAAACACTGGATGATCCGTATCATTTCCATTTTGCCAATGATGAATTCTACTGCAAGAGCGGAGATGAGATGCGCGCCATTTTGGGCAGTTTCCCCGGCGCTATTGAAAATACGAGGGTCATTGCGGACCGCTGCAATGTGGAGCTTACTTTCGGGGAACACAAACTCCCTTCCTTTGACGTGCCTGAAGGAGAGACTGCTGCATCGTATTTAAGGAAACTCTGTGAAAAAGCACTTCCCGAGCGGTACGCTGTCGTTACAGACAAGGAAAGAAGCCGCATGGATTATGAGCTTGGCGTCATTGACAAGATGGGATTTTCCGATTACTTCCTGATTGTCATGGATTTCATCCACTATGCAAAATCCCATGGCATTCCGATAGGCCCTGGAAGGGGAAGTGCGGCAGGAAGCATTGTTTCCTACCTCCTTCATATTACGGAAGTCGATCCGCTGCGTTTCGATCTCCTGTTTGAACGATTCCTGAATCCGGCCCGCGTTTCCATGCCTGATATTGATACGGACCTCTGCTACAGGAGAAGGGGCGAGGTCATTGAGTATCTTGCAAGGAAGTACGGCTCCGCTCAGGTGGCGCAGATCATTACATTCGGCACTCTGGCGGCAAGGGCCGTCATCAGGGATGTAGGCCGCGTAACGAATATGCCGCTTCGCGAAGTGGACAGGATTGCAAAGATGGTGCCGGTCGGCCCGGGTGTCACTTTAAAGAAGACGATGGAAGGATCCCGCGAGTTCAGGGATCTCTATGATTCTGATACGACAGTCCATCGCCTGATCGATCACTGCCTTGACCTGGAAGGGATTTCAAGGAACTCCGGCACGCATGCAGCCGGCGTCGTCATCTGTTCCAAGCCTGTAGAAGAATACGTGCCGATCCAGCTGACGCAGGACGGGTTCATCCAGACGCAGTATGAAAAGGACCAGGTCGAACAGCTGGGGCTTTTGAAAATGGATCTTCTGGGCCTCAGGAACCTGACAGTCATCCATGATGCACTCGAGATGATCAAGGAAAACAGGGGCATTGATCTTGATATCAACAAAATACCGAGCGAAGATGAAGCAACATGCAAAATGCTCTGCGACGGTGATACGATCGGCGTATTCCAGTCAGAATCCTCCGGTTTTACAAGTCTTCTCATGCAGCTTCATCCGGAGCGTTTCGAAGACTTGATCCCGATGGTTGCGCTTTACCGCCCGGGGCCTCTTGGAAGCGGCATGGCCGAAGATTTCATCAAGAGAAAACACGGCAAGATTCCTGTCGAATATCCGCATCCTTCACTGGAACCGATTCTGAAGGAAACGTACGGTGTCATCCTTTATCAGGAACAGGTCATGCAGATTGCATCCGTCATGGGCGGGTTCAGTCTTGGACAGGCAGATATGCTCCGCCGTGCCATGGGCCATAAGGAACCTGAAATCCTGCAGCAGAACAGGGAAACGTTCGTCGACGGCGCCGTTGCCAATGGCGTCGATGACCGCACAGCCAACTATGTCTTCGACCTCATGGTTCACTTTGCCGGTTACGGTTTCAATAAATCTCACAGTGTGTGCTATGGATGGATTGCCTGGCAGACCGCTTACCTGAAAGCGCTTTACCGTCCAGAATTCATGGCGGCCATGATGACCTGCTACAACGGAGACCGCGACAAGGTCAGCCGCTATATTTCAGACACCCGCCGTGCAGGCGTCGTGATTGCTGCGCCTGATGTCAATTTGTCAGAGGCTTATTTCTCCGTCAAAGGCGATAAGATTCTCTTTGGCCTTGACGGAATACAGAATGTGGGCGAAGGCGCTGTCCGTTCCATCATTGAGGCAAGGAAGCAGGGAGGCCCGTTCAAATCGCTTTCTGATTTCGTGGAAAGGGCAGACAACAGGGGACTTAACAGCCGCGCCTGTGAAAGCCTTATCCGCTGCGGGGCACTGGATTCTCTGGGAGCCAACCGCTCACAGCTTCTGGCGGCGCTTCCTGAAGCGCTTGGAGACGCGCAGTCGATCAGGAATGAACGCGCATCCGGGCAGCTCAACTTATTCGGCGGAGAAGAAACGCCGGAGACAATCGTCTATCCGGATCTACCTGACATGGATCCGAAAGAGAAAATCGAATGGGAAAGAAAACTCCTGGGATTTTATGTCAGCGGCCATCCGCTGGATTCCTATAAGGAACAGCTTAAATCCTGCACACCTCTTTACCACCTGACGACAGAGGGAAATCAGTACGACGGCAGGATGGTGACGATAGGCGGAACAATTTCCCGCATCAAAGGCACGATGACTAAGAAAGGCCAGCCTATGGGCTATGTCACGATTGAAGATTATGACGGCGAAGTGGAAACCGTCGTCTTCCCGTCGGTTTGGGAAACGGTAAGACCGATCCTCGCCGAAGATGCCGCTGTCGCTATCCGCGGGCGCGTGCAGGCCAATGAAAGAGATGTCAGGGTGCTGGCTGAAGAAATCATCCCGCTTGACAAGCTGCAGTCATCCGCACCGTCTTCGGCCGGAGTGCTTCATCTTTACATCGATGCCGCCCATGATTCCAATGAGGTCAGCCAGAGACTGGCAGGGCTCTTCCAGAAACACCATGGCAAAACGCCCGTCATCATGCATATGATGCGGACCGGTCAGGAAATCCATGCCGCTCCGAAGTTCTATGTGAACTATTCATCGGAGGCTGAAAGAGACTTCAAAATGCTTCTGGGGGAAAGGGCCGTTGTCCTTAGGACTTCCAGCGCAGGGAATATTTGA
- a CDS encoding SpoIID/LytB domain-containing protein yields the protein MRRKIITIALAALMAASAGISAKAESIPIQRRPVTITHMSVPAVPASPSVKKTASQNEKTISKAGSKTEKEERKDEKPKSTSPLIEVGLISGSELRLAGASDFNAKAGGKTIGKYKTGSVVVLTRKGSNVYVNGKKAGREVIFMPGRNVPGFLVKGNKYRGDMKAIPSSWGNGITLINVLPMEDYLKGVVPSEIVPSWRMDAIKAQAVAARTYATYHRNGYRSSGYDVTDDTRTQVYRGFSAETAATNRAVSETAGEVITYAGKPIDALFHSSGGGFTENSENVWGSVIPYLRGVKEESSTYLMTPWKKTMTKASFTRSLENAGYKIGDLKSIKLSHLKKGEANHSSDRGISGRVKSVVFVGKKGRATVSGERLQRLYGLDSTLFDISAKGKELTITGYGYGHGLGLSQWGAEAMAEKHGDGKNYYKTILSHYFTGTKIEKIY from the coding sequence ATGAGACGAAAAATCATTACGATTGCCCTGGCAGCGCTTATGGCAGCAAGTGCCGGTATAAGCGCAAAAGCCGAGTCTATTCCCATTCAGAGACGTCCTGTAACGATTACGCATATGTCAGTCCCGGCAGTGCCGGCTTCTCCTTCCGTGAAGAAAACGGCTTCCCAAAATGAAAAGACCATTTCAAAAGCCGGATCGAAAACGGAAAAGGAAGAGAGAAAGGACGAGAAGCCTAAAAGCACGAGTCCTCTGATTGAAGTAGGGCTCATTTCCGGCTCAGAACTTCGTCTGGCCGGTGCCTCCGACTTTAATGCAAAGGCCGGGGGAAAGACTATCGGAAAGTACAAGACAGGCTCTGTCGTAGTTCTTACGAGAAAAGGCAGCAATGTGTATGTGAACGGCAAAAAAGCAGGCCGGGAAGTTATTTTCATGCCCGGTCGTAATGTGCCCGGTTTTCTTGTCAAGGGAAACAAGTACAGGGGAGATATGAAAGCCATTCCCTCAAGCTGGGGAAATGGAATCACGCTCATCAATGTGCTTCCCATGGAAGATTACCTGAAAGGCGTCGTACCAAGTGAAATCGTTCCATCCTGGAGAATGGATGCGATTAAAGCACAGGCAGTTGCCGCGCGCACGTACGCCACTTATCACAGGAATGGATACCGGTCATCCGGCTACGATGTGACTGATGATACAAGGACCCAGGTCTACCGCGGCTTTTCAGCGGAAACAGCAGCTACAAACCGTGCAGTTTCTGAAACGGCCGGGGAAGTGATCACTTACGCAGGAAAACCGATTGATGCGCTTTTCCATTCAAGCGGCGGCGGTTTTACAGAAAACAGCGAAAATGTGTGGGGCTCCGTCATTCCTTACTTAAGGGGCGTCAAGGAGGAATCAAGCACTTATCTCATGACACCGTGGAAGAAAACGATGACGAAGGCATCTTTTACCAGGAGCCTCGAAAATGCCGGATACAAGATCGGTGACCTGAAGAGCATCAAATTATCCCATCTGAAAAAAGGCGAGGCCAATCATTCTTCTGACAGGGGAATTTCCGGCCGCGTCAAGTCAGTTGTTTTTGTCGGCAAGAAAGGGCGCGCGACAGTTTCAGGAGAAAGGCTGCAGAGGCTTTACGGCCTGGACAGCACGCTTTTCGATATTTCTGCCAAAGGAAAAGAACTGACGATTACAGGGTATGGATACGGCCACGGGCTCGGCCTTTCCCAGTGGGGAGCCGAGGCGATGGCTGAAAAGCATGGAGACGGGAAAAATTATTATAAAACAATTTTGTCCCATTATTTTACAGGCACAAAAATAGAGAAGATTTATTAA
- the ruvB gene encoding Holliday junction branch migration DNA helicase RuvB, which produces MKNKYIKSLGGEKDEEVLGSTGRIVSTEESSKDAWQTSLRPQRLDDYIGQTAFKNNLKVYIEAAKGRGESLDHVLLYGPPGLGKTTMAKIIANELGSQFKVTSGPAIARPGELAAILTTLQEHDVLFIDEIHRLNRSVEEILYSAMEDFALDLVMGKGTGATSVRINLAPFTLIGATTRPGSLSAPLRDRFLINHHMEFYEPDELKHIITRAAGILNIEIEESGAAEIARRSRGTPRIANRLLKRIRDFAQIKNSAITAEIASEAMEALHVDDIGLDDLDNEILKCIIYKFNGGPVGVDTISAAVSEERNTIEDVCEPYLMQIGFISRTPRGRIAMKAAYDHIGAVWDKKPEEVLREEADGDR; this is translated from the coding sequence ATGAAGAATAAATACATTAAAAGCCTGGGCGGAGAAAAGGATGAAGAGGTGCTTGGAAGCACAGGACGCATCGTTTCTACAGAAGAATCTTCCAAAGATGCCTGGCAGACATCTCTCCGCCCTCAGCGTCTCGACGATTATATCGGACAGACTGCCTTCAAGAACAATTTGAAGGTTTATATTGAAGCAGCCAAAGGGAGAGGCGAATCCCTGGACCATGTTCTTCTCTACGGGCCTCCGGGGCTCGGGAAGACGACAATGGCCAAAATCATTGCCAATGAGCTGGGGTCCCAGTTCAAGGTGACAAGCGGCCCGGCGATTGCGCGTCCTGGCGAGCTTGCTGCCATTCTTACCACGCTGCAGGAACATGATGTCCTTTTCATTGACGAAATCCACCGCTTGAACAGGAGCGTCGAAGAAATCCTCTATTCTGCGATGGAAGACTTCGCGCTCGATCTGGTCATGGGAAAGGGAACAGGTGCGACTTCTGTCCGTATCAATCTGGCTCCGTTCACGCTGATCGGTGCTACGACGAGACCGGGGTCCCTTTCAGCACCTTTGCGGGACCGTTTCCTGATCAATCATCATATGGAATTCTATGAACCGGATGAATTGAAGCACATCATCACCCGCGCTGCCGGGATTCTTAATATCGAGATTGAAGAGAGCGGGGCAGCAGAGATTGCCCGCCGCTCAAGGGGTACGCCGCGTATCGCCAACAGGCTTCTGAAGAGAATCCGCGATTTTGCACAGATAAAAAACAGCGCCATTACAGCGGAAATCGCATCAGAAGCCATGGAAGCGCTCCATGTGGACGATATCGGCCTTGATGATCTGGACAATGAAATCCTGAAGTGCATCATTTACAAGTTCAATGGCGGTCCGGTCGGAGTGGATACGATTTCAGCCGCTGTCAGCGAGGAACGCAATACGATTGAAGATGTGTGCGAACCATACCTTATGCAGATCGGATTTATTTCCCGCACGCCCCGCGGCAGGATTGCCATGAAAGCGGCTTACGACCATATCGGAGCCGTCTGGGATAAGAAACCGGAAGAGGTTCTCAGGGAGGAAGCAGATGGGGATCGGTAA